In a single window of the Phoenix dactylifera cultivar Barhee BC4 unplaced genomic scaffold, palm_55x_up_171113_PBpolish2nd_filt_p 002220F, whole genome shotgun sequence genome:
- the LOC103723337 gene encoding haloacid dehalogenase-like hydrolase domain-containing protein 3 has translation MSILSKLRCITVDVTGTLIAYKGQLGDYYCMAAKSVGLPCPDYKRMHEGFKAAYTEMAKRYPCFGYAAKIPNVDWWRSCVKDSFIRAGYEYDDETFEKVFRRIYASFGSSAPYSVFPDSQPFLRWARQKGLIVVIVSNAEYRYQDVILPALGLNQGSEWDFGVFSGLVGVEKPDPRIYEIALEKAGNIAPEEALHIGDSMRKDYIPARSVGMHALLVDRFRTPDSENWRQSGALVFPDLVAVQDWLTKEEMIAAGQKA, from the exons ATGTCAATCCTGTCGAAGCTCCGTTGTATCACTGTAGATGTCACTGGTACTCTGATAGCTTACAAAGGCCAACTTGGGGACTACTACTGCATGGCAGCCAAGTCAGTAGGGTTGCCCTGCCCTGATTACAAACGCATGCATGAAGGCTTTAAGGCAGCATACACTGAAATGGCAAAACGATACCCATGTTTTGGCTATGCAGCAAAAATACCAAATGTTGATTGGTGGAGATCATGTGTCAAGGACTCTTTTATCAGG GCAGGCTATGAATATGATGATGAGACATTTGAGAAGGTGTTCAGACGCATATATGCATCTTTTGGTTCTTCTGCACCCTACTCAGTATTTCCCGACTCTCAGCCCTTCCTGAGATGGGCACGTCAAAAAGGCCTCATTGTTGTCATTGTCAGCAATGCAGAATACCGGTATCAGGATGTCATCCTTCCTGCCTTAGGACTGAATCAG GGATCAGAATGGGACTTTGGCGTGTTCTCGGGCCTCGTGGGTGTTGAAAAACCAGACCCGAGGATATATGAGATTGCACTGGAGAAGGCTGGAAATATAGCACCAGAAGAAGCACTTCACATTGGGGACAGCATGCGCAAGGACTACATCCCAGCCCGCAGCGTGGGAATGCATGCTTTGCTTGTGGATAGATTTAGGACACCAGATTCGGAGAATTGGAGACAGTCTGGTGCTCTTGTGTTTCCTGATCTTGTGGCTGTTCAGGATTGGCTCACCAAGGAAGAAATGATTGCAGCTGGCCAAAAAGCCTAG